A DNA window from Leptolyngbya subtilissima AS-A7 contains the following coding sequences:
- a CDS encoding photosystem II reaction center protein J, with protein MLQSGRIPLWIVATVAGTGVLVVVGLFFYGAYAGVGSAM; from the coding sequence ATGCTTCAGAGTGGACGAATTCCGTTGTGGATCGTGGCAACTGTTGCCGGTACTGGTGTGCTGGTGGTGGTGGGTCTATTTTTCTATGGTGCCTACGCTGGTGTAGGGTCTGCCATGTAG
- the psbF gene encoding cytochrome b559 subunit beta — MQSNSPNEPITYPIFTVRWLAVHTLGVPSVFFLGAIAAMQFIQR; from the coding sequence ATGCAAAGCAATTCTCCGAACGAGCCCATTACTTACCCGATCTTCACCGTGCGCTGGCTAGCTGTGCATACCTTAGGGGTACCCAGCGTGTTTTTCCTAGGGGCGATCGCGGCAATGCAGTTTATTCAACGATAA
- a CDS encoding NAD(P)H-quinone oxidoreductase subunit J — protein sequence MAEEDSQVSSPQPEPAGESSAAPLVEAGAVSSWLTENGFDHRLMPRDHLGIEIITVEPQFLIPICTALYAYGFNYLQCQGAYDDGPGKELVSFYHLVKLDDNIDNPEEVRVKVFLPRSNPRVPSVYWIWKAADWQERESYDMYGIVYEGHPNLKRLLMPEDWVGWPLRKDYISPDFYELQDAY from the coding sequence ATGGCTGAAGAAGACTCCCAGGTATCATCTCCGCAGCCAGAGCCTGCCGGTGAATCATCGGCAGCGCCTCTGGTAGAGGCGGGTGCTGTATCTAGTTGGTTAACTGAAAACGGGTTTGACCACAGGTTAATGCCCCGCGATCATTTAGGAATAGAGATAATTACGGTAGAACCGCAATTCCTTATTCCAATTTGTACTGCTCTATATGCCTATGGCTTTAATTATCTCCAGTGCCAAGGAGCCTACGATGATGGTCCAGGCAAGGAGCTGGTGAGTTTTTACCATTTGGTAAAACTGGACGACAACATCGATAACCCCGAAGAAGTCAGAGTTAAGGTATTTTTGCCTCGCAGCAATCCTCGAGTACCTTCGGTGTACTGGATCTGGAAGGCAGCCGATTGGCAAGAGCGGGAAAGCTATGATATGTATGGCATCGTTTACGAGGGCCATCCCAATTTAAAGCGACTGCTCATGCCTGAGGACTGGGTTGGCTGGCCGCTTCGCAAAGATTATATTTCTCCTGACTTCTATGAGCTTCAGGATGCCTATTGA
- the nuoB gene encoding NADH-quinone oxidoreductase subunit NuoB produces MTPPPATDPLSLAPGERLANPSAPPAVTHGLSENVILTTVDDLYNWCRLSSLFPLLYGTACCFIEFAALIGSRFDFDRFGLLPRASPRQADLIITAGTINMKMAPALVRLYEQMPDPKYVIAMGACTITGGMFSSDSTSAVRGVDKLIPVDVYIPGCPPRPEAIIDAIIKLRKKVATESMQDRAYTLQTHRFYERSHQLKAVPAILTGQYLQTGTHTVPPKELMEAMGMPMSETVAELTPENKEV; encoded by the coding sequence ATGACACCCCCCCCAGCCACCGATCCGCTTTCTCTGGCCCCAGGGGAAAGGCTTGCCAATCCTTCAGCGCCGCCTGCTGTAACCCATGGGCTCTCTGAGAACGTCATCTTGACTACGGTCGATGACCTTTATAATTGGTGTCGGTTATCCAGCTTGTTTCCCTTGCTCTACGGCACCGCCTGCTGCTTCATTGAGTTTGCAGCGTTGATTGGCTCTCGCTTCGACTTCGATCGCTTCGGGTTGTTGCCTAGGGCCAGCCCCCGTCAAGCCGACCTAATCATTACCGCTGGCACCATCAACATGAAGATGGCCCCTGCCCTAGTACGGCTCTACGAGCAAATGCCAGATCCCAAGTACGTTATTGCTATGGGAGCCTGCACTATCACTGGCGGCATGTTCAGCAGCGACTCCACTTCGGCAGTGCGTGGAGTCGACAAGTTAATTCCGGTCGATGTTTATATTCCTGGCTGCCCTCCCAGACCTGAGGCGATCATTGATGCCATTATCAAGCTCAGGAAGAAAGTAGCGACAGAATCTATGCAGGATCGTGCTTACACCCTGCAAACCCATCGTTTTTATGAGCGCAGCCATCAGCTTAAAGCAGTGCCTGCAATCCTAACAGGTCAGTACTTACAGACAGGCACTCATACGGTGCCGCCCAAGGAGCTTATGGAAGCTATGGGGATGCCCATGTCTGAAACTGTAGCAGAGCTGACTCCCGAGAATAAGGAGGTTTAA
- a CDS encoding phycobilisome rod-core linker polypeptide, whose translation MTSIDAFSMKEITVSRQSPGEERQAALHQIYAQVLERQPYGFERKQLAKIEAEFLRNKIGVKRFLRELGHSEVYLNEFYYNSSNPKFIELCFKHFIGRAPSDSAEMHRYCDILMRQGVKAMITALLDSDDYSKHFGCFTVPHAWAEDSYPSPRTFWETEVLLHELHGRRGWIVPTMTWHDLQLNCDGGSCSLPGAPIQSSHSLRTTAAATVAISGAEALHQVLSTMGPQDLEVFAATLSVTERDKLRHLLMQPAR comes from the coding sequence ATGACATCTATAGATGCGTTTTCGATGAAAGAAATCACGGTGAGCCGGCAGTCTCCGGGAGAAGAGCGCCAGGCAGCCCTACACCAAATTTATGCTCAGGTGCTCGAGCGCCAGCCCTACGGGTTTGAACGTAAACAGCTTGCCAAAATCGAAGCGGAATTCTTGCGAAATAAAATTGGTGTCAAGCGGTTTCTGCGCGAGCTGGGCCATTCTGAGGTCTATCTCAATGAGTTTTACTACAATTCTTCCAACCCAAAATTTATTGAGCTGTGCTTCAAGCACTTCATTGGCCGTGCCCCCAGTGATTCGGCAGAAATGCATCGCTACTGCGACATTTTGATGCGTCAGGGCGTTAAAGCCATGATTACTGCTCTGCTCGACTCTGACGATTACAGTAAGCACTTTGGCTGCTTTACTGTGCCTCACGCCTGGGCCGAGGATAGCTACCCGTCTCCAAGAACGTTCTGGGAAACTGAAGTGCTGCTGCATGAGCTGCACGGTCGACGCGGCTGGATTGTGCCCACAATGACCTGGCACGACCTTCAGCTCAACTGCGACGGCGGCAGCTGTAGTTTGCCTGGGGCACCAATACAATCTAGCCATTCCCTGCGGACAACGGCAGCGGCTACAGTAGCCATATCGGGAGCAGAGGCGCTGCACCAGGTGCTGAGTACGATGGGACCTCAGGATTTGGAAGTGTTTGCCGCGACCCTCTCTGTCACTGAGCGCGACAAGCTGCGCCACTTGCTGATGCAGCCCGCCCGATAG
- the ndhC gene encoding photosynthetic/respiratory NAD(P)H-quinone oxidoreductase subunit C, which produces MFVLSGYEYFLVFLLISCLVPVAALTASKLLRPVSRGPARRTTYESGMEPIGGAWIQFNIRYYMFALVFVIFDVETVFLYPWAVAFNQLGLLAFVEALIFIAILVVGLVYAWRKGALEWS; this is translated from the coding sequence GTGTTCGTCTTATCTGGTTACGAATATTTCCTAGTCTTCTTACTCATATCCTGTCTGGTGCCAGTGGCCGCTTTGACAGCCTCCAAGCTGTTGCGCCCTGTTAGCCGAGGTCCTGCCCGCAGAACCACCTACGAGTCGGGCATGGAGCCCATTGGTGGCGCATGGATTCAGTTCAACATTCGCTACTATATGTTTGCGCTGGTCTTTGTGATCTTCGACGTAGAAACTGTCTTCTTGTATCCATGGGCGGTAGCGTTTAACCAGCTAGGCTTGTTAGCATTCGTAGAAGCACTGATTTTTATTGCCATTTTGGTTGTTGGTCTTGTGTACGCTTGGCGTAAAGGAGCCTTGGAATGGTCATGA
- a CDS encoding GumC family protein, translating into MTNKTYQDYVEEIDLQRYWLVLKRRWLPATLVLGTCIAGSVLFALTRDPSYSAEGSILVRPDLTPTLTGVGTDIRELPLSVNNLQNQSSVVLSTAVMESVIENLGLTDDDGVPLKPADLSTKLKVESTEQADILQIAYSSDDPNEAATVVNAVMDAYLERDILSNRLKAATAREFIERQLPIAEADLDRSAAALQQFKDANGIVVLEDEAVVAVTAIAELDTQIRDVSSTLASANTQASKLQEQLAIPLEQAKRIETLSQSTAVQQALADLQLAQAELASQRSLYRETHPTVINLERRVESLESLLRERVEDIVGTTELAGLGNLQMSPLDQQLTTDLATAVVNRSSLASQLQSLVESRNRYAERIQAFPALEKRQLELTQRLQSAQLNYENLLAAFQQTQLAENQTVGSAEILERAEPAEDAGSLLIPSLVVGTFLGSLLGIACAFFLDLVDKSVKTAKDGEMLLGYTLLGLIPKFRTKSESEGSTAYLAGRLDRAAYIPALDRDQPMVSAAFQMLQANLKFTSSDTPHRVIAITSSVSEEGKSEVSANLAATLAQSGKQVLLIDADLRSPSQHHIWDVINRAGLSQVLIREETQQDVIHKISENLTLMTAGALPPNPLAILDSERMADFLQQMKRQYDYILIDTPPLLGAADAAVLGRMSDGVLLVLRPRKVDSANALAAKSFLERSQANVLGVVANGVDINNEHGDYVSRIKAGEYGKTTLSEMQTTVR; encoded by the coding sequence ATGACTAACAAGACCTACCAAGATTACGTTGAAGAAATTGACCTACAACGCTATTGGCTGGTGCTGAAACGGCGTTGGTTGCCAGCGACTCTTGTGCTAGGCACCTGTATAGCAGGTTCAGTACTCTTTGCCTTGACGCGGGATCCATCCTATAGCGCAGAAGGCAGCATACTGGTTAGGCCAGACCTTACGCCAACACTGACTGGGGTAGGGACAGATATTAGGGAACTCCCTCTCTCAGTGAACAACCTGCAGAACCAAAGTTCTGTTGTGCTTTCAACTGCAGTTATGGAATCCGTTATTGAGAACCTGGGTCTTACGGATGATGATGGCGTGCCTCTAAAGCCAGCAGATCTAAGCACCAAACTCAAAGTAGAGTCTACAGAACAGGCAGACATCTTACAGATTGCCTATAGTTCCGACGATCCGAATGAGGCTGCTACCGTTGTTAACGCCGTAATGGATGCGTATCTAGAACGAGACATTCTCAGCAACCGCCTGAAGGCAGCTACAGCTAGAGAATTCATTGAGCGGCAACTGCCTATTGCTGAAGCTGATCTAGACCGTTCGGCCGCAGCACTGCAGCAGTTCAAGGATGCTAATGGCATTGTTGTTCTGGAAGACGAAGCTGTCGTAGCCGTTACTGCGATCGCTGAGCTAGACACCCAGATTCGCGATGTGTCTTCTACTCTCGCTAGTGCCAACACTCAGGCAAGCAAGCTACAAGAACAATTAGCAATCCCACTAGAGCAAGCCAAACGCATCGAAACTTTAAGCCAGTCTACGGCTGTTCAGCAAGCACTAGCAGATTTACAGCTAGCCCAAGCAGAGTTGGCAAGTCAGCGTAGTCTCTATCGAGAGACTCACCCCACCGTAATCAACCTAGAGCGCCGAGTAGAATCACTGGAAAGCCTGCTTAGGGAACGAGTTGAAGACATCGTAGGCACAACTGAGCTTGCGGGTCTCGGCAATCTACAGATGAGCCCTCTAGATCAACAGCTCACAACAGACTTAGCCACAGCAGTCGTAAACCGTTCTAGTTTGGCTAGTCAACTGCAAAGTTTGGTTGAATCTCGAAATCGTTATGCCGAGAGAATTCAAGCGTTTCCAGCCCTTGAGAAGCGCCAATTGGAATTGACTCAGCGTCTTCAGTCAGCTCAGCTAAACTATGAAAATCTTTTAGCAGCTTTTCAACAAACTCAGCTAGCTGAAAACCAAACCGTCGGCAGCGCCGAAATTTTGGAAAGGGCTGAACCTGCAGAAGACGCTGGTAGCCTACTTATTCCGTCCCTTGTCGTTGGCACCTTTCTAGGTAGTTTGCTTGGTATTGCTTGCGCCTTCTTCCTAGATTTGGTCGACAAATCAGTCAAAACTGCCAAGGATGGCGAGATGTTGCTGGGCTACACTCTACTCGGTTTAATTCCTAAGTTTCGCACGAAGTCTGAGAGTGAAGGCTCTACAGCCTACCTTGCAGGTAGACTTGACCGAGCTGCCTATATTCCTGCCCTTGATAGAGATCAACCCATGGTCTCGGCAGCTTTTCAGATGCTTCAGGCAAATCTAAAATTCACCAGCTCTGACACCCCTCATCGCGTCATCGCAATTACTAGTTCAGTTTCCGAAGAAGGTAAATCCGAAGTTTCAGCCAATTTAGCTGCTACTTTGGCTCAATCAGGTAAGCAGGTATTGTTGATTGATGCTGACCTTCGCTCTCCATCTCAGCACCATATTTGGGATGTTATTAACCGAGCTGGTTTAAGCCAAGTACTAATTAGAGAAGAAACCCAACAAGACGTTATTCACAAAATCTCTGAGAACCTAACTCTCATGACAGCTGGTGCTCTTCCACCTAACCCTCTAGCCATCCTAGATTCTGAGCGAATGGCAGATTTTCTCCAGCAGATGAAGCGGCAGTACGACTACATCTTAATTGATACACCGCCGCTCCTAGGGGCTGCAGATGCAGCTGTGCTAGGGCGTATGTCTGACGGTGTTCTGTTGGTGCTGAGACCTCGAAAAGTAGACTCTGCAAATGCCCTAGCAGCCAAGTCTTTCCTAGAACGGTCGCAGGCAAACGTCCTAGGCGTAGTTGCCAATGGAGTGGATATCAATAACGAGCACGGCGATTATGTCTCTCGCATTAAAGCTGGCGAGTATGGGAAGACAACGCTATCAGAAATGCAAACAACGGTTCGTTAG
- a CDS encoding photosystem II reaction center protein L — translation MDRSPNPNKQPVELNRTSLYLGLLLVFVLGLLFSSYFFN, via the coding sequence ATGGATCGTAGTCCAAACCCGAATAAGCAACCGGTAGAGCTAAACCGCACCTCCCTATATCTGGGTCTGCTGCTAGTTTTTGTGCTGGGTCTGCTGTTCTCTAGCTACTTCTTTAACTAA
- the dcd gene encoding dCTP deaminase, whose amino-acid sequence MIKNDAWIDKMAKEGMIQPFQPSLVRQLENADHSLGQPVISYGLSSYGYDIRLSPAEFRIFRHVPGTVVDPKNFSPANLEPTALKTDESGSYFILPAHSYGLGVALEKISVPNNISVICIGKSTYARCGIIANLTPAEAGWRGHLTLEFSNSSSADCRIYASEGVVQLIFFEGEPCQVSYETRRGKYQDQAEQVTLAKV is encoded by the coding sequence ATGATTAAGAACGATGCCTGGATCGACAAAATGGCTAAGGAGGGCATGATTCAACCGTTTCAGCCTTCCCTGGTGCGGCAGCTAGAGAACGCCGACCACTCCCTAGGACAGCCGGTTATCAGCTACGGCCTATCGTCCTACGGGTACGACATTCGGCTATCCCCTGCCGAATTTAGGATCTTTCGCCATGTTCCGGGTACGGTGGTTGATCCCAAAAATTTCAGCCCTGCCAATTTAGAACCTACCGCCCTTAAAACTGATGAGAGCGGCAGCTACTTTATCTTGCCGGCCCACTCCTACGGGTTGGGAGTAGCCTTAGAAAAAATTTCTGTTCCCAACAACATCAGCGTGATTTGCATCGGCAAATCGACCTACGCCCGCTGTGGCATCATTGCCAATCTGACTCCAGCTGAAGCGGGGTGGCGCGGCCACCTCACCCTAGAGTTTTCTAATTCCTCTAGCGCCGACTGTCGCATCTACGCCAGCGAGGGAGTGGTGCAGCTAATTTTCTTTGAGGGTGAGCCCTGCCAGGTTAGCTACGAAACCCGCCGAGGCAAATATCAAGACCAAGCAGAACAGGTGACACTGGCCAAGGTGTAG
- a CDS encoding N-acetylmannosamine-6-phosphate 2-epimerase — protein MKSILESLQGGLIVSCQAPVDSPLRNATAIAAMAEAALKRGAVGVRIDSPDHIQAVRARCNSPIIGLWKQVMPPSEVYITPQFHHAEAVAQAGSEIIAVDATQRPRPSGETLEQIIQQIHERLGRAVMADVDTLDNALKAIDAGADCVGTTLFSYTAETQTETPPGFDLLQAMVKQCPVPVICEGGIASPAQAKQALDLGAYAVVVGTAITGIDYLVQRYVSALDRP, from the coding sequence TTGAAGAGCATTTTGGAATCGTTGCAGGGCGGGCTAATCGTATCGTGCCAAGCCCCGGTTGACTCGCCTCTGCGCAATGCGACGGCGATCGCAGCCATGGCCGAAGCTGCCCTTAAACGCGGAGCCGTTGGGGTACGCATCGACAGCCCTGACCACATCCAAGCCGTACGGGCCCGCTGCAATTCCCCCATTATCGGCCTATGGAAGCAGGTTATGCCGCCCTCAGAGGTCTACATCACCCCTCAGTTTCATCACGCCGAGGCAGTAGCCCAGGCCGGCAGCGAGATTATTGCCGTTGATGCTACCCAACGGCCCCGCCCCAGCGGTGAAACCCTAGAGCAAATTATTCAGCAAATTCACGAGCGTCTAGGCCGCGCCGTCATGGCCGATGTCGATACCCTCGACAACGCGCTAAAGGCCATTGATGCTGGGGCAGACTGCGTCGGCACTACCCTTTTTAGCTATACCGCAGAAACTCAAACCGAAACCCCGCCCGGGTTTGACCTACTCCAAGCTATGGTAAAACAGTGCCCCGTGCCAGTCATCTGTGAAGGTGGCATTGCCTCCCCAGCCCAGGCCAAGCAAGCCCTTGATTTAGGTGCCTATGCCGTCGTCGTAGGCACGGCGATTACGGGTATTGATTACCTCGTGCAGCGCTATGTCAGCGCCCTCGATCGCCCCTAG
- a CDS encoding rubredoxin — MSVESDPSANSSESVDLAANSEGADGLESSPAEVVVLSPEEMDCYECRSCGYSYEPVKGDSRAKIPQGTAFEDLPVNWRCPVCSAPKKRFANIGPVNSPSGFKENLNFGLGVNRLTPGQKNILIFGALAVGFMFFISLYGLR, encoded by the coding sequence ATGAGTGTTGAGTCTGATCCTTCGGCTAATTCATCTGAATCTGTAGATCTGGCTGCTAATTCTGAGGGAGCTGATGGCCTTGAGAGTAGCCCGGCTGAGGTGGTTGTCCTTTCTCCTGAGGAAATGGATTGCTACGAATGTCGATCCTGCGGCTACTCCTATGAGCCAGTTAAGGGTGACAGTCGGGCTAAAATTCCCCAAGGCACTGCCTTTGAGGATTTACCCGTGAACTGGCGCTGTCCGGTGTGTAGTGCTCCGAAGAAGCGATTTGCCAACATTGGCCCGGTCAACTCTCCCTCGGGCTTTAAGGAGAATTTGAACTTCGGCTTGGGCGTGAATCGGTTGACTCCTGGCCAGAAAAATATTTTAATCTTTGGCGCTTTGGCCGTAGGGTTTATGTTTTTCATCAGCCTTTACGGCTTGAGGTAG
- the rph gene encoding ribonuclease PH: MAWQRPDGRQHHQLRPVSFERQFTKFSAGSVLTRCGNTQVLCTVSVEEGVPRFLQGSSRGWLTAEYRMLPGATPQRQARELMKLSGRTQEIQRLIGRSLRSTLDFELLGERTLLVDADVLQADAGTRTASITGGYVALADAVQGLIAQGLLARSPLVHGVAAVSVGLIEDNVLLDLQYDEDVAAAVDFNLVLNEELNIIEVQGTAEEGSFSRQQMNQILEVGELGIKQLLEAQQAALL; this comes from the coding sequence ATGGCTTGGCAACGTCCAGATGGTCGGCAACATCACCAGCTGCGGCCAGTGAGTTTTGAACGCCAATTTACGAAATTTTCGGCAGGCTCTGTACTGACCCGCTGTGGCAATACCCAGGTGCTCTGCACCGTGTCTGTGGAAGAGGGGGTGCCGCGGTTTTTGCAGGGGTCGAGTCGGGGCTGGCTAACGGCTGAGTACCGCATGTTGCCAGGGGCTACCCCCCAGCGCCAGGCTCGCGAGCTCATGAAGCTATCAGGTCGCACCCAAGAGATTCAGCGTCTGATTGGGCGTAGCCTGCGATCGACTCTTGATTTTGAGCTGCTGGGGGAACGCACTCTCCTGGTAGACGCCGACGTGCTCCAGGCCGATGCGGGCACCCGCACCGCATCAATTACGGGAGGCTATGTGGCCTTAGCCGATGCGGTGCAGGGTCTGATAGCGCAGGGATTGTTGGCGCGATCGCCCCTGGTGCACGGCGTTGCCGCTGTCTCCGTTGGCCTCATTGAAGACAACGTCTTGCTCGATTTGCAGTACGACGAAGACGTGGCGGCAGCCGTAGACTTCAATCTGGTGCTCAACGAGGAGCTCAACATTATTGAAGTTCAGGGTACGGCCGAAGAGGGTAGCTTTAGCCGTCAGCAGATGAACCAGATTCTAGAGGTGGGTGAGCTGGGCATTAAGCAGCTCTTAGAGGCTCAGCAGGCGGCGTTGCTGTAG
- the psbE gene encoding cytochrome b559 subunit alpha: MAGSTGERPFGDIVTSIRYWIIHSITIPMLFIAGWLFVSTGLAYDAFGTPRPNSYYPDNQMQLPIVSDRFDAKDQIDTFSNR; encoded by the coding sequence ATGGCAGGTTCTACAGGCGAGCGCCCCTTTGGCGACATCGTAACGAGTATTCGCTACTGGATTATCCATAGCATCACCATTCCCATGTTGTTTATTGCGGGCTGGCTCTTTGTGAGCACGGGCTTGGCGTACGATGCCTTTGGCACGCCTCGCCCTAACTCCTACTATCCCGACAATCAAATGCAGCTGCCGATTGTGAGCGATCGCTTCGATGCGAAAGATCAGATCGACACGTTCTCAAATCGATAA
- a CDS encoding photosynthesis system II assembly factor Ycf48 yields MHAAFDWLKRGLVMLVAVLLATSCSGYFLPDADVHPWEVIQVPVKSTLSDIAFTQDANHGWIVGSRNTLLETQDGGNTWQVRELALEDQAYTFTSVDFAGNEGWVAGLPSVLLHTGDGGKTWESVPLSKELPGSPFLVTAIGDKSAEMATDIGAIYRTEDGGRTWKALVQGAVGVVRNMVRSDDGRYVAVSSRGNFYSTWAPGQDQWIPHNRQNSRRLQNMGFDSDGKLWVIARGGQVRFSNSRSSDDFTEALSPEFGTSWGLLDMAFRTANEIWVTGGGGNLLCSFDGGETWLKDQSVGDVPSNFYRVKFLGPEKGFILGQDGTILKYQPEVA; encoded by the coding sequence ATGCACGCTGCGTTTGACTGGTTAAAGCGAGGCTTAGTGATGCTAGTGGCAGTGCTGCTGGCAACCAGCTGCTCTGGTTATTTTTTGCCGGACGCAGACGTGCATCCCTGGGAAGTCATCCAGGTGCCCGTGAAGTCTACTCTATCTGACATTGCATTTACCCAAGATGCCAATCACGGCTGGATTGTGGGTAGCCGGAATACCTTGCTAGAAACCCAAGATGGCGGTAACACCTGGCAAGTCCGTGAATTGGCTTTGGAAGATCAGGCTTATACGTTTACCTCCGTCGATTTTGCCGGTAACGAGGGATGGGTTGCGGGTCTCCCGTCGGTCCTCTTGCACACTGGTGACGGGGGCAAGACTTGGGAAAGCGTACCCTTGAGCAAAGAATTGCCGGGTTCACCCTTTTTAGTCACGGCTATTGGTGACAAGTCGGCTGAGATGGCTACCGACATTGGTGCGATCTACCGTACAGAGGACGGTGGCCGCACTTGGAAAGCCCTAGTGCAAGGGGCTGTTGGGGTAGTGCGGAATATGGTCCGTTCTGATGACGGTCGGTATGTGGCAGTGTCGTCTCGAGGAAATTTTTACTCTACTTGGGCGCCGGGGCAGGATCAGTGGATTCCTCACAATCGTCAGAATTCAAGACGTCTGCAAAACATGGGGTTTGATAGCGACGGCAAACTTTGGGTTATTGCCCGCGGCGGCCAGGTGAGGTTTTCTAACTCTCGCTCTTCAGACGACTTCACCGAGGCTCTAAGCCCTGAGTTCGGAACGAGCTGGGGACTGCTAGACATGGCTTTTCGCACCGCCAATGAGATTTGGGTGACTGGTGGCGGTGGTAACCTGCTCTGTAGCTTTGACGGTGGCGAGACTTGGTTGAAAGATCAATCCGTTGGGGATGTGCCCTCTAACTTCTATAGAGTGAAGTTTTTGGGTCCTGAGAAAGGCTTCATCTTAGGTCAGGATGGAACGATCCTCAAATATCAGCCTGAGGTTGCTTAA
- a CDS encoding P-loop NTPase family protein, with protein MVSQIKPLSLAPSPASLVRHPLLQTVEGTVQVFTAVHRNFFTNVMVQALRIADQGKAVLIVQFLKGGIHQGPDQPMQFGQNLDWIRADMPRCIHDPVVSPSEQQAIQDLWSHTKAVIARGRYGLIVLDELSLAVNYGLIPTQDVVDFLKQRPPQVDVILTGPDMPDPLLTVADQVTEFRRNFLP; from the coding sequence ATGGTCTCCCAGATCAAACCTCTTTCCCTAGCGCCGTCCCCTGCCTCGCTCGTTCGCCATCCGCTCTTACAGACGGTAGAGGGCACCGTACAAGTCTTTACCGCCGTACACCGCAACTTTTTTACCAATGTTATGGTGCAGGCTCTGCGGATCGCTGACCAGGGCAAGGCTGTGCTAATCGTGCAATTTCTCAAGGGAGGCATTCATCAGGGGCCTGATCAACCGATGCAGTTTGGCCAAAATTTAGACTGGATTCGCGCCGATATGCCGCGCTGTATTCACGACCCAGTGGTGAGCCCCAGCGAGCAGCAGGCTATTCAAGACCTGTGGTCTCACACCAAAGCGGTGATAGCCCGAGGTCGCTATGGACTCATCGTGCTCGATGAACTCAGCCTAGCCGTCAACTACGGTCTGATTCCCACCCAGGACGTTGTAGACTTTCTCAAGCAGCGCCCTCCCCAGGTCGATGTCATCCTCACTGGCCCTGACATGCCTGATCCGCTACTCACAGTGGCCGACCAAGTAACCGAATTTCGCCGTAACTTTTTGCCCTAG
- a CDS encoding DUF2165 family protein has translation MATRISKTLLVASIGLLALVIVLNNLTDYNANFRYIQHVMSMDTVLADSQLTWRAVTSLGLQKAAYGAIIGIESAIAALCLGGAVRLLKVVNCDGITFNRAKATAIYGLTLAFLFWFVGFMVVGGEWFTMWQSLEWNGQQPAFRFISCVGFVLLYLSLSDGNLLE, from the coding sequence ATGGCAACTCGGATTTCAAAAACCCTGCTGGTGGCCTCTATTGGTCTGCTGGCCTTGGTAATTGTGCTCAATAATCTGACGGATTACAACGCCAATTTTAGGTACATTCAGCACGTGATGAGCATGGATACGGTCCTTGCAGACAGTCAGTTAACCTGGCGAGCTGTGACCTCATTGGGCCTTCAGAAGGCGGCCTATGGGGCGATCATAGGGATTGAGTCGGCGATCGCAGCTCTCTGCCTAGGTGGAGCCGTGCGCTTGCTGAAAGTTGTGAACTGTGATGGCATCACCTTCAACCGGGCTAAGGCTACGGCTATTTATGGGCTGACCCTGGCGTTTCTATTTTGGTTTGTGGGCTTCATGGTGGTGGGCGGGGAGTGGTTCACCATGTGGCAGTCGTTGGAGTGGAATGGGCAGCAGCCCGCCTTTCGCTTTATCAGCTGTGTGGGCTTTGTGCTGCTCTACCTCAGCCTGTCCGATGGCAACTTGCTCGAGTAG